The Canis lupus dingo isolate Sandy chromosome 34, ASM325472v2, whole genome shotgun sequence genome contains the following window.
TGATCTAGGTAGAAGGGGCAGAGTACCTGTGTTTGGGTGTGATATTAGAGTGCCATCAGGATCTGATGTCCAAGGGAAGCCTCAGAAGCAGCATTTCAACAGCCAAAGTGTTGGGTTTTCAGGTCGACTAGTACTGGaggagtcattcattcattcattcattcagtaaacatttgttgaacattGTTGTTCACAGAGCTCATTGCTACAGAACCAGAAGAAAAATGACTCTTTGTCCTGGAGACACTCACAAGGGAGATACCTCAATGGCTGTCTATGCTATAAATGATTCTATGATAATTGTTACAGATCTTGAGTGCTTAACAGGGGCCACTGTGTTAAGCACTGTAGTTCCATCATCTCATTTATAACTCCTGGGAACCCTAGAATCTGACAACCCTCATTCTATAGATGAGACAACATGTACAAGAGGGGAAGTGATTTGCCCAATATCACATGAGCGGTCAATGGTGGAACCATGATTTAAACCCACGTGCCTTAGTACAAAGTTAAGATGCTGTAATGAAGGGATACCAAATTTCATACAACAGCTGAGGATTATCCAGTGGATATGGTATTCCAggtgttttacatttattactttatttgatTCTTACAACAATCTGAGGTGTCACACATACTCTTAATCTACCTGGTGTGGTGATAAGAAATCTGAGGCACAGCAAGTtagatgacttgcccaaggtcatacagtgattgtgtggcagagctggaatttgaattcCAAAAGTGAACCTCCAAATCGCTGCTATAAATATTATGCTATACTACCCTGTCCTAAAAATATTgactttctcctctctcttacTTAAAAGTTCCAAGGCAAGTAGTCAATTTTGGTGGAGCAACTCTGCTCTACTGGGCATTCCAAGGCTCCGATTTCTAAGTCATTCCTCATCCATCCTCAAGAGCCCCAATGTCGGATACCAGAACCACTGGTGACATGAGGCTATTTTCAGTTCAATTCactaaaatggattaaaacacagtaaattcagttcctcagttgcactAGTGAGTGCATTTCAAGTGTCCAGTAGTTCACTATCATGGACAGCACAGATCTAGAACtcacttccttctccccttctttctcttggtTTCAGACCTTTGTTTGGATGTTTCTTCCAGCCTTTCCTGGTtagcttctcattttctttcacaaatatttccCCTAAAAAAATTTATTGCATGTTTAATCCTTTCTTGGGATCTGCTTCTTAGAAGATCTGGGTGAGCACAACTATCGCCACTTGTTAGAAGGTTAAGGAGGTTAACAATGGTTCTGGTGTCCCGGGCATTAATTTACCATGCCTGCTCAAAGTTGTATAGACCCAGATCCTGTCCCTTCTTAGCTCCATCTTCCATATCAgagaattttaatatgtttttacttAGTTTCCTGACAAAAGCTGCttcttatttgcttatttcagATACTTTTTGCTGGACAGCATCCCAGTTATCTCTTTCTCCATCAGAACCAGAAGCAGATGTTCTAGGTCCACATGCACTGTGATTTCCTGCAAGGTAAGACTTTGTTTTCTGGGTCATCACAATTAGAAGGGCATGCTTGAGCACAACTCATTTCTCTGGAGTGTTTAAGACAAACTTAGATGTCAGCTGAATGACATTAATTTTTACATGGGACTATGAGACATCAGGCTTTAAAGAGTGTGCTGAAAGAGCCAACAGGGTGAAAAAAGGTATGGAGTCTAAAAAGTTTATGTTCCTCTGTTTGTATGACTTGCTAAAGAGGCTCATCCTATCCATCTCTATTTCTATAATGCTATCCTTCCCTCTCTTGAATTTGTGacaaatttttcattaaaacttgATAGTGAAAGTTAACTGCATGCTTGCATTTCATGATTGGCTCTCATGACAATCCATAGGCTATTTGAGTATAatcttgctgctttttaaatcTTGGTCACAGGCACATTACATAGAATTCTAGGTAGAACTACAAATGTTGCACATAAAAGCAAATAGAAGAGCTTTCTTATGGTTTCTCAACAGTTTTTAGTGTGAAAACGGTAAAATTTCTATGTTTTATTGCACAAGGCATGCGAACCTAATAGAATGAATGCAGCATCtaatttatttgaacatttaCGTCTCAATACAGCACTTGGGGCAAGAACAATATCAGCATCCTTTACCAACTGCAATTATTCTGCCTCCCAATCCTGTATTTAGGGAAAAATTTTTGGCTTATATTTGACCACGTATGGTGCATATTATAGTGGCCTCCTCTTAGGgttatgaagaataaataaaatgatttatataaaatgctcaataGAATGCTAGCTATTGCCTTCAGTATGATCATGACCTCACCAtcgtcaccatcatcatcatcatcatcacatcacCATCATCATGACCATCATGACATGACCATCATCATCATGACCATTGTTATTACTATCATcaccgtcatcatcatcatcataatcaccATGACCATCAACATTACTatcatcaccaacatcatcaccatcatcatcacgaCATCTTGATCATTACTATCATCATTACCATTATAATCATCATCATGACTATCATCACGACCATCATTagtaccatcatcatcatcaccaccatcttcacgacatcatcgtcatcatcactATCAAACAACGGAGTTGCAAATCTTCCCTTCTGCCAGAATTGCTAATGTGCTGAAATCCACAAAGTGAAAAGTACAAAACAGCTGTTTTGCCCTCCTGGAAGaatagctacttttttttttaacttaagctGAGTCTGGTTTTCAGAATAAATTAGAATGAATGGCAAAAAAATGTTCCAAATGGCATCACTAAGGGTCGTGAGTGCTGATAGTGTAGTAatgtgattgaaaaaaaaaaaaaaaaaagaaagaaagaaaaaaagaaaaaaacagcctcCAGCTTCCAAGGTCACGAAGTATTAGAAGTCAGGAAATTTCCCAGGAGCTGATCAAGTCCACTTCAGAGGGAAAACAAGCTGCAAAATCTATAGTCAGCAGAGCTCTGTGGGGTTCTAAGGCAGTGTCCTAACACGTACACCCTCTGACGTGCAGGGATTTTCCAGCCTAATTCCATTTACATCGGGAGCCTGGGgtgcttccatttaaaaatatttcttacaacAAACCAACAGTACTTAGAATGCTAAGTAAGGAAAAGCAGCCACTGGTTAGCTGtttaaggaggaaagggaggattTCAGTGTAGGTTCCAGTGGGTTGGAATTGCTTTTGGTTTCAGCAGAGAATAGTAGTCTATGGAGCAATAATTTTGAACAACAGGGAGATAAGTGATCGAGAAATACTTTTTAACTTTCCTGTATTCAGTGGACTTCAATGGCTCCATTtggaatggttttattttattattttatttttttatttttttgggatgGTTTTAAAAGTCTGACTTTACAACTTTCcatttctgctctctctctagctgATGCAAataagaggagagaggaaggagaaagtctGGTAGACAGCAGCTGGTAGACTCATCACAGATCTCAAAAATGTGGGGACTAAGGGCATAGTTGTAGTCATCAGGATCTGGCCCTGAGACTTAACCACCCAGTGGTCACAATACAGAAGGCAAGGGTAGGTGTTCCTGAACAGAAGAGGAAGGTGTTAGGGGTTGTATTGTATCTCCACCCTCCCCAAATATATCTAACACTCAGTACTTTAGAAtgtaattttatttggaaatagagtcctTTCAGGTGCaatcaagttaaaataaagtcattagggtgagcccaacctgggacgactagtgtccttataaaagggggAAACTTGAGCACGGACACGTGGGAAAACATGGTGTAAACCTAAAGGCAGAGATCAGGATGATGCTTCTGTGAGCCAAGGAACGGCAAAGATGGGCAgaaaccaccagaagccaggagagagacATGGAGTAGAGTCTCCCCACAGCTGCAGGAGCCAACAGCTTGATCGTGTACTTCCAGCCGCCAGAACTGGGAGACAATATCTTGTTATTGTTTAAGCCCCCAGTAGATGATATTTTCCTCCAGCAGTACTAGGGAACCAATATGAAGGGTAGCATGATCACGAACCCAGGGCACTCGTGTTCAAGCAGGAGAAAAGCAGCAGTGCAGAACAGGTCACCCCTCTCAGGCTAAAGCTGGTCTTAGAAATTGGCCCAATATAATTGGAGTTATATATGCAAATGCAGGAGGCAGCAGAGATATCCCCAGCAGACAGGATGGGGGCATGGCGGATGCAGCCAGGGGTGAAAACCTCAGAAACACCTGTTTCTCTTCATTATTTGGAAAGCCAGTTGCTGTAAGGGTCTACCCAACAGGAGAGGacagcttcctgcagggatcacACCCACACCAGGAAAGTAGGCATTTGGTTTCCTTATGTAGCgtcctttgtcttcttttccccTGGTTTTCAAATGATCAAAACTCACTTACCAGCTAGTTCGCCTACGTTTGGGACTCTGGGGGCTGCATATGTCTAGAATGCTGAAGCACAGCAGGGATGCTGAGgcataaaatacccaggaatttTGAGGACAAGTCAGGGGCCATAGAAGTTCAATGTCAGAAGAGCCTGCCAAGGAGATGAGCATGGTCCCTTTGGAAGGACGACATGCAAATTCGTGAATCCTTCcatgttggggggaaaaaaaaaaccaacgaAAAGGAAGGCTGACTATAGGGGAGGCCAGGAGTAAGAGCAAGCGCTAAGTCCGAGGTGGCTTTGTGCTGGCCCGGTGCTTAGTAGTTGGGGTAACTGTTCTGGTTTGTCTACGACTCTGACGAAAATGTTTCTGACTTTTCCTCATTCCGTCCATAGGTGCTTGGTGGCTGTCTTTTATTAGGTTTGGAAAGTTTTGtctccattctgtttttccagagttgtttttttttttttctttttaaaattaaaaaaatatatattttatttgtttgagaggagagagagagagagcgagcgcacaCACTGGGGGAGtagggcagagcaagagggagaagcaggctccccaatgaacagggagcacgatgtggggctcaatcccaggaccctgagattatgacctgagctaagggcagatgcttaactgactgagccacccaggtgcctctgtttttgtttttaaaatcatgaatctgatttaattttatcaaatgtttaatttttaaatctacccGAGATGGTTTTCTCCTCCAATCTTTAATGGACTTAGTTATGTAATAGATTTTCTGATAGTTAACCTTTCGTGCAGTCCCAGGAAAGGCCCAacagatcattattttttttcagtgtgatgTGTGATAGGTTGTATTTTCCAAGAAGGGCTTCAACAGGATGTCCTATTTCACTACTCTTCCAACAGTATGATTTCTTACCTCTTTCACTGATGATTGGTTTCACGTTCCCTCCTTGGGAATCTAGATGTGCCCTGGCTATGGTGGAAGAGACACAGGGGGACTTCTGAGGCTAGGACACACCAGCTTCTCCTGAGGTCTGTGCTCCTGGAATGCACCACCATGAACTGAGGAAGCCCCAAGGCccacagagagaggtgggggtgagCAGTGGTCTCCAGCCTACACAGCCCAGCAGAGCTCCCAGCTCCTACCAACGTGGTGACCATGTGTGTGGGCCTCTTGAAAGCAGATCCCTCGGTCCCAGGTAAGTCAGCACCACTCGTGCAACATGGCACAGAGGCTAGCCACGAATGCCATACACAGCCCACACTGCAGATGTGAGAGCCAAATAGAggattttaagccactgagttttagGGAGGTTCATTATGCAGCAGTAAGTGATGTCTGATAGAATGTAACtgatttgctgatattttattagaatttttgcatctacttttgaaagaaagattggcctatatcttctttccttcttccttccttccgtccttccttccccccttccatccttccctctttaatttctttccactGCCCTTGTGTGCTTTTCATACCAAAGTTAtacaacactttaaaaatgatctgggatgtatttcttcctttctttttttttttctagtctttgaAAGCATCCAGGTaagttggaaattattttctttcaatgtttgatTAAAAAGAGATGAACTAGTGTAAAAACCtgtcagagtttaaaaaaaaaaaaaacctagcagaGTTTGatacctttcatttctttaaaagagattttttatcTACCAGCCAGTTTGTTGAAAGGCTAGGATCTGTTCTGATTTCCTATTATTTCTTAAGTTAATATTTGTAAGTTTCCTAGAAAATTGTCCACATCTTCTAAGCTTTCAAAATAGGGACATATAGGTTTCATTGTAACTGAATTATGTCTCCTCCTTCATGTATAATAttgttgattttctctctctctgcctccctgatGGGCTTGCCAGAAATATGCCTGTTTGATTTTGATTCATCTTTTCACCCGTCAGCTTTTCTTTACTGCTGATCTTTGAGCTTCTGGTAAAAGTAGAAAGAGAACTaacaaaatagttttcatttccaTCATTCTCTGTCTTTATCACTCCTTTCTATATAGTTTCTGGGCTTGTgatttctcttttgctctttttctttctttttgtttactttttcagTTGAACCCTGagcttattattatttctgagcAATTTTCCCTCAAAGAATAGCTTTAGAAGCAAAGCAGAAGTTTGACAAGAAAGGCTTGTCATTCAGttctgaatattttacattttcccttTTAACTAGGATGACCATGTCATGCATCAACCAGATGGAGATGCCATTGGTGGTGAGCAGAAATGTGCCATTAGAAATTACACCAGGATGACAGCCAGCCAGTGGGTCTTGCAAATTCAGTTGTATGTACACCCATAGATTATTTCATAGAGTGTGTTTCGGTTttcaagtgtgtatgtgtgtaaagagcaaataatttcattgatttctactatAATTACATTGAGGTCAGAAAATCTGGTCTATGGGATAAAACTTGGAATTTGTTGAAACTTCCTTTGTGGTCTAGTGAATGGTCacatttctataaatatacacatgtacttgggcctatatatatatatataggcccACTTACTTTATCATTTCCTGATACAAGTATTCCAAATCTCCTGTTCTGATTATGGATTTTGAATGTTTCCTCATTGTTTACCAGTATTTGCTTAGAGGTTAATATTTGTATGTCATTTTGGTGGATTCTTCCCTTTATCACTAAAAAGATCTTTCTATAGCTTATTAATTTTTGATTTTATATGCTTTAACAACTTTTTTTGGTTGCCTGGCATACCTTATTGGAACCTACCCCTTTTCTTCAACCATTGTGTATGTTTGTTTTAGGTGTGCCTTTGAAAATCACATAGCTAGACTAAAAGAACAACCACAACATCAGCAATATACAATGCTTTCaatatgacaatttttttaaaagtaagtagtTAAATCTGTTTACATTTATTGTGATCACCAACATATTTGTCCTTAattctttcatcttattttgtgcttgtttattttccatgttttttctttgcctcctgaattgtttctttccttctattgaattggttatattttccttatttccttctactCGACTAGTTCAgacattatatattcttttaaagatataaccttaaagttttaaaataaatactgaacaAAGCCTACTTTCCATCAATATCTATCTCTTTCTTTTGAAACGAAGGACTGTTAACTTCCTATCCTTATCTCTCCTCagtcatcttttccttctttggcaaatattttatttctgctttgttttacaATTCCCCTGAAGTCAGTTGTTGTTAAATAGGGAGGGAGATACTTTACCTAACACTTCTGTGTATTCAGAGCAGAACAGAGGCGTCACATATCAGCTTAGTACACCAGCATCAATTGGAGTCCCTGATTTTGATAAGTCTGACAAATGAATTACCTTCATGGGGTTTCCATTTTTGGTCACATCTGGGAGAGATTATCTAGAAAAAGAGCTCTCTCATTTTGCCTAAGACTCCAGGAGTTGAATAGCAAGGAGGATGCTTATTAAGATATTCAGTAAAGGGAGAAATCACTGTGGCCTGTGGTCCCAGGAGTCCAGAGAGGCTACTGTAGGAGCAAACATTGGTTAGTCctagaaaaatgagcagaaaagtTTTTTAAGAGCAAGAGTGATGTGACCAAGATGGAATTTTAGTAAGATCAACCAACAGCATTTACTACAGTTTCCATGCAGTAGGAGGGGTTATTCTTTACGGAGAGGAAGCCCCCTAGGGTGCTGTTCTGTTAGAGCTGGCAGGAATGGAGGAAGGCCTGACCTCAGTAGGTGgcaagaggcaggaaggaagagctGAGTAGGAGGTGGTTAGAAGGAAGAATTAGAGGAGGTGGATGCCAGTTACACATGAGAGGACGGAAGGGGGGCCAGTGCTGACGTTAAGGACTCCAAATGGGGGACAAGGAAAGTCCCTGCATGCACACTGCAGGATTTCCATCTAGGCAGGGGTTTGTGAATATGGGGCATTGCATGGTGCTTGGAGGTGGCTGTGACCTTTGGTGACACTGGCAGCCGTTAGTGCCAGAGGGCCTCAGTCCTGACAGGAGGCTTTAGCCACTGGGAGCTGTCCTGGTTGCTAAGGTACTCATGTGGGTAAGGATAAGGAAGATAGATCACTAGTGAGAAAGTCATAGGTCTGAAGCCCACCTTGAGCTGCCTCTCAGGCTCAGGACCAAGGCTGGGTGGTTCTAAGAGGGCCTGGGTCTGGCCGAGGGGGCTGCTGGACCCTGCGCATCAAGAAATTCAGGAGTCCATGGGCTCCAAGATCTTAAAGATGGCTTATGTCAGGGGGTAGGATTTCAGGTGTCTCTTCATTATACCATTTACAGCGAGTACTTGTAATTTGTgtattcaggaaaaaataagtcattttccTCGTGGGGATAAGCTACCTTTTCCAAGCCCTGCCTGCTGTGCTTCCTTCTGAGCCAGGCTAAGGTCAAGTACACGTCTGCACTCCTTCCAGTTTCATGGACGAGAACGAGGGCTCGAGACCAGGGAACTTGCCCAGGCCTAGCGGAGGCGGAACGAAGCCCCGCAGGTTCCCGCCGCCGGCTCTCGGTGGCCCCTGGAGCTCGCAGGGCAGCCTGAGGACAGACACCTGGCAGACCCCACTCACCTGGGCGCTCCGGGCTGCTGGGCGGGGccccgcccgcaggccccgcccccgcagcgcGCCAGGCCCAGGACCACGCCCCCAAGGgtcggccccgcccgccccgcccgccccccaggccccgccccgcccgccccaggccccgcctcccgccgccaGAGGAAACGGAAGTGGCGGCAGGCCCCGGCGGAAGCAGGAAGCGGCGGAGCGGGACCAGGCGCGGGCGGTGTTTGCTGCGGGGCCATGGCGGAGAAGTTCGACCACCTGGAGGAGCACCTGGAGAAGTTCGTGGAGAACATCCGGCAGCTCGGCATCATCGTCAGTGACTTCCAGCCTAGCAGCCAGGCCGGGCTCAACCAGAAGCTGTGAGTGGCGGCCGAGTCCGCCGGCGTCGACGGCAGCCGGggatcctgggggtggggagccgggGCTTGGGAgccgggtggggggtggggggtggggagccgggGATCCTGGGAGCCGGggatcctgggggtgggggcccgggAGCCTGGCGGTGGTGGGGGCCAGGGAGCCAGGGGGCCGGTGGGGAGCCGGGcgggggagccggggagggggtggggagccggGGTCTGACCTGAGAGCCGCCCCTCTCTGCCGCCCTCCTCTGGACTTGGGCCCGCCCCCCTCCCGCTCCGTTTTGCTGGAACTTTATCTCGAGGGCCCGTTTGGACACGTCGTCAGGGCCACACAGTCATCAAAGTCATCAAAGCCTGCCCTGGCTGCCGTGACTCCTTCCCAGTTTTCTCCCCGGCCCTTCTGGGGAGTCCAGGCCCTGTCCCCAGAGGGGAGGCGGACTTCACGGGGTGCTCCAAACTGCACCCAGGAAGGAGAAGGTTGTGAACCACCTGCTGCCGAGGTCTGGATGTGGTGGAACTGGAAGGGGGAGGGTGGCGAGAAACGGTGCAGACCGCTTAGGAACTTCTTTGGCAGCAGTCCTGTGCTGGTGCTTGGTGCTAGGCCCTGGGGTGGacgggacacacacacacacacacacacacacagaaggaatgCTGCAGAAGGGCTCTAGCTTTCTAGGGGCTACAGACATCAAACATAAGTGCAGCGCAGCCTTACAAACCCAGGGCTGGGGGACTAGCCTGGTGATCTTTTAAGCTCCAGAGGGGAGCAGAAATTAAACCAGGTGGGGGATGGCTTTCTCCTCCGGAATCGGAGGGTGGGTTCTTCCTCGGGAGTCTGCTGCGCACAAAACCAGCTGCACGTTGTCTTTGAGAGAAGATTGATgtttttcatcagattctcagaAGGGGTGGTTTTTATCACCCAAAACTGGCAGTCTCTACTTTAGAAGAGAATTGGATATCTAAGGGTATTCTCTAGTTCCAAAGCCTTCCTGGAATTCTGTAGCTAACTGTAAAGCTACTCGCCTTCGTGTGTAAGGAACTCTGGCCTGGAGCTCACCCCGGCCAGCTGGGTGGTGTTCCTGCTGTCATCTGAATTAACCACATgttctatttttgccttttccctcAGGAATTTTATCGTTACTGGCTTACAGGATATTGATAAGTGCAGGCAGCAGCTTCATGACATTACTGTGCCTTTAGAAGTTTTTGAGTAAGTATTCTTAATTTGAGTATAACTCTTGTTTTATTGTGTTATAATGACGCCTTCAACCACTGGTATTTAAGAGCCTGTTTGTGGCAAGCACAtcctaggtgctggggataagccaggaaagaaaatagacaaaaacacCTGCTCTCAGGGAGCTTATGTTTTAATaggattaaaaattcaaaagaaatagaatgaataaaGAGTTATTAAATGTGCAGAAAACATCATAGGCTCCCCAAGTCCTGCTTAGACAAAACGGGCAGgcatatcacttttttttttcttgagaggcAGAAAGTCTTAGGTGGGCtttattatgaattaaaaaattctAGGTAGAAACAGCCTGAGAAGTACTTTAGTGTGGTGTCTTCCAAACTACACTGGGAGTGCTCATTTTAGGAGATGGTAAGGATTTGCTCTTTTGTTGGGGGGAAAAGGTTCTTAGGCCAAGGAAATTTGGGAAGGCCATTCACTGTCTGCTGGGGGGAGAGTGGTGTGTGCCTCTCACAGTCGTGGCCCAGAGAATGCTTCCAGGAAATGGAATTTTCTGGCTTGTTTGGTTCAGGTTTTGTCACACTGGTTTCCCAGGTGAAAGAACTGCTAAGTAACCACAGTGGGCTGTTTGGCTACTAAGTGTATAAAATTCTGGACTTGTCCTTCCTCGGCCAGCACTGTTGTCTCATTGCCAAGtggcgcctctctctctctctctatctggaGGCGGAGTGGGCTTGGAATGGCAAGAGCAAGAGCATGCTAGTCCTTTTTGCTTTAGAATTGCAATGTAAGTCACCAGATTTCCTGGAACAGTAAAGGGAAAGGTCATCATCTTACCTCCCAGAGGGTCAGAGATTTGAGTCCTAGTTACAGCACAGCTTAGCATCTGCCTGCCCCCAGGACACATAGGCTGCATTCTTTCTAGTCTCAGCTCTGTCCTCACCTGCTGGCGGCGATGTTGCGTGTCCTCAACGTGTTCTGTTGGCCCACCGAGCTCTCCGGGGTCAGGTGGGAGTGAAGGTCTCGTGCATATGGACAGCTCTAGACCCTGGACGGTGGCTGCCTGCCTGAGGAGTGTGTGCAGGTGGAGGCTCTTAGCCTTCCTTGGGTATTCTGAGTAGTGCAGCTCTGGCCTTGAACGTATAGGATGGATGTCAAGACACGCCAGGTGCCTCTGAAGGGCAAGTGAGAGAAAGAGGGTTGAGGAAAGATTGTGGGACAGCAGGCAGTGCAGCCTGGGCCACCAGAACCACAGCTGTAGGCACAGCCAGTGGGCAGAAGGGGTTAGGTTCATCGGGGGGATTAGGACTAGGCTGGCCTCGGAGCCCTGGTAAGCCGCAGATGCAAACTGTCCATCGATGTGCACAACGCAGGAGCCATTTCCAGGTCCTTAGTGGCCTTGGCAGCACATACTTTGGGACACACTGACGATAGCAGAGATAAAACTGTAGTCCTCGTCCTGTCCAGGACTTGAGGTTGATGTACTGGCAGAGTGGCACTTAGCCCTTGGGCCCTAGAAAAAGCCCAGCCCCGATGTTGCTGTTGAGACGGTTATTTGTTTAGGACACTTGAGCCTGTTGGGTGTTTTCTtcagaaatggatatattttgtttagcattaaTCATAATTTTGCTGCTTTCATTCCATCATTTCAAACACATTgcaataaaatggaatttctggaacatgtggtttat
Protein-coding sequences here:
- the MED10 gene encoding mediator of RNA polymerase II transcription subunit 10, with the translated sequence MAEKFDHLEEHLEKFVENIRQLGIIVSDFQPSSQAGLNQKLNFIVTGLQDIDKCRQQLHDITVPLEVFEYIDQGRNPQLYTKECLERALAKNEQVKGKIDTMKKFKSLLIQELSKVFPEDMAKYRSIRGEDHAPS